One genomic region from Sphingobacterium sp. UGAL515B_05 encodes:
- the pepE gene encoding dipeptidase PepE, whose amino-acid sequence MKINPAYKLLVVSTSTIHASEFLAYIKQDFVEFIQSDELLFIPFARPSGISFDAYTVKVQDALKDKGVTVRGIHEFHNMKKAIQDAKAIFIGGGNTFLLLKTLYELDLVQQLRVQVAKGIPYVGTSAGSNLTGLTIGTTNDMPIVYPPSFDALGFLPFNINPHYLDPDPNSTHKGETRETRIQEFHQLNPQPVIGLREGSWLQVNEGNVELKGNLTARLFKAGFEPEELAPGLINF is encoded by the coding sequence ATGAAGATTAATCCAGCGTACAAGTTATTGGTCGTAAGTACAAGCACGATCCATGCTAGTGAGTTTTTAGCTTATATTAAGCAAGATTTTGTAGAATTTATTCAGTCAGACGAATTATTATTTATTCCATTTGCGCGACCTTCTGGAATTTCGTTTGATGCCTATACTGTTAAAGTGCAAGATGCGTTGAAAGATAAGGGGGTAACGGTTAGGGGAATACATGAGTTTCATAACATGAAGAAGGCTATTCAGGATGCTAAGGCTATCTTCATTGGCGGCGGAAATACATTTCTACTCTTAAAAACACTATATGAGCTTGATTTGGTACAGCAATTGCGTGTGCAAGTGGCAAAGGGTATTCCATACGTCGGTACATCGGCGGGGTCCAATTTGACCGGACTAACAATAGGAACTACAAATGATATGCCTATTGTTTATCCGCCTAGCTTTGACGCACTTGGTTTCTTACCTTTTAATATCAATCCACATTATTTGGATCCGGATCCAAATTCTACACATAAAGGAGAAACAAGGGAAACGCGAATCCAGGAATTTCATCAACTTAATCCTCAGCCAGTCATAGGCTTACGTGAAGGGAGCTGGCTGCAGGTAAATGAAGGAAATGTAGAACTGAAAGGTAATTTAACAGCCCGGCTATTTAAAGCTGGTTTCGAGCCCGAGGAGCTAGCGCCTGGATTAATTAATTTTTAA
- a CDS encoding ribbon-helix-helix domain-containing protein gives MADKKNFMLRLDDQMYKALEKWAADEFRSVNGQIEYLLHKALQENKRLGTEKKTADKK, from the coding sequence ATGGCGGATAAGAAAAACTTTATGCTACGCTTAGACGACCAGATGTACAAAGCATTGGAAAAATGGGCTGCAGATGAGTTTAGAAGTGTTAATGGGCAGATCGAATATCTTTTACATAAAGCGCTGCAAGAAAATAAAAGATTGGGCACAGAAAAAAAGACTGCCGATAAGAAATAG